One window of Thioflexithrix psekupsensis genomic DNA carries:
- a CDS encoding response regulator codes for MNGNSSRAQTPLVLVVDDDAIMRILIRHALRKAGFEVIEASHGDAALALFQAQRPDVVLLDVLMPNMDGYTVCHTMRHTPGAEHTPIFMVTGLDDVASIDEAYQAGATDFITKPITYPLLGHRIRYVLRASRAMRDLNKSQTRLAHAQALARVGNWEWDLVRDRFLCSSEIFRILGLSLEETEFDRQDFLRAIHPHDLLSVTQVWNNAVQYGRPYSIDHRIIQPLGRERIVHQQGEAIRDDLQRIVQINGTLQDITERKQVENELKQYRNHLEELVEKRTLELTVTNSRLQEAKEQAEKANSLKDKFISLVAHDLRSPLSGMISALEYMASDEETPLNTEHQDIVERLITIGKSSVHLIEDVLNISRIKTGKLKPECDWLDLRQKIDKNIHKLNFLAQQKGILLLNEVPEDVLIYADPSLLGEVIQNLASNAIKFCHRGNWVRFYLAHREPYALAVEDNGIGIAEEKLPRLFRIEEKTSTTGTAGEQGTGFGLPFCYDIMVAHGGSMTVKSTEGEGTIFFVHFPLHPLTAED; via the coding sequence ATGAATGGTAATTCGTCACGAGCGCAAACGCCTTTGGTATTGGTTGTGGACGACGACGCGATCATGCGGATTCTTATTCGTCACGCGCTGCGCAAAGCGGGCTTTGAAGTCATTGAGGCCAGTCATGGGGATGCGGCTTTGGCGTTGTTTCAAGCCCAACGTCCTGATGTTGTATTGCTTGATGTGCTAATGCCGAACATGGATGGTTATACTGTTTGTCATACCATGCGCCATACTCCCGGTGCTGAACATACGCCCATTTTCATGGTGACAGGCTTAGATGACGTGGCTTCGATTGATGAAGCCTACCAAGCAGGTGCCACCGATTTTATCACAAAACCAATTACTTATCCGTTATTGGGGCATAGAATTCGTTATGTTTTACGTGCCAGTCGGGCAATGCGGGATTTAAACAAAAGTCAAACGCGCCTCGCTCACGCTCAAGCTCTTGCTCGCGTTGGCAATTGGGAGTGGGATTTGGTGCGGGATCGTTTTTTATGTTCCAGCGAAATTTTTCGTATTTTAGGCTTGTCATTGGAGGAAACCGAATTTGATCGGCAAGATTTTTTGCGTGCCATTCATCCTCATGATTTATTATCCGTCACACAAGTGTGGAATAATGCCGTTCAATACGGTCGCCCTTACAGCATTGATCACCGCATTATACAACCTTTAGGGCGAGAACGCATTGTGCATCAACAAGGCGAAGCCATCCGCGATGATTTACAACGTATTGTGCAAATTAATGGTACATTACAAGATATTACCGAACGCAAACAAGTCGAAAATGAATTAAAACAATACCGCAATCATTTAGAAGAATTAGTGGAAAAAAGAACCTTAGAATTAACGGTGACAAATTCCCGCTTACAAGAAGCCAAAGAACAAGCCGAAAAAGCCAATTCATTAAAAGATAAATTTATTTCTTTAGTGGCTCATGATTTACGCTCGCCTTTATCGGGTATGATTTCCGCTTTAGAATATATGGCCAGCGATGAAGAAACGCCATTAAATACGGAACATCAAGATATTGTTGAACGATTAATTACCATTGGTAAATCTTCAGTACATCTGATTGAGGATGTATTAAATATCAGTCGCATTAAAACGGGTAAATTAAAACCAGAATGTGATTGGTTAGATTTACGGCAAAAAATTGATAAAAATATCCATAAACTCAACTTCTTAGCTCAACAAAAAGGGATTTTATTGCTTAATGAAGTGCCAGAAGATGTGTTAATTTATGCCGATCCATCTTTATTAGGTGAGGTGATTCAAAATTTAGCATCTAATGCCATTAAATTTTGTCATCGTGGGAATTGGGTGCGGTTTTATTTGGCGCATCGAGAGCCTTATGCTTTGGCGGTGGAAGATAATGGAATAGGCATTGCGGAAGAAAAATTGCCGCGTTTATTTCGCATTGAAGAAAAAACCTCCACCACAGGTACGGCCGGTGAACAAGGGACAGGGTTTGGTTTACCCTTTTGTTACGATATTATGGTGGCTCATGGCGGCTCAATGACCGTAAAATCCACTGAAGGAGAAGGCACTATCTTTTTTGTCCATTTTCCGCTTCATCCTTTAACAGCGGAAGATTAA
- the gmhB gene encoding D-glycero-beta-D-manno-heptose 1,7-bisphosphate 7-phosphatase, translating into MTKLVILDRDGVVNYDSANYIKSAEEWHAIPGSLEAIARLNQAGYRIVIATNQSGLSRGLFTPDDLTEIHLKMHRELAAVGGHIEAIFFCPHADTEQCQCRKPKPGLLHDIANRLGLSLSGVYLVGDALRDLQAAIVAGARPVLVLTGKGRKTLADLEGFKDVLIYDDLAAFVDALLTTEDN; encoded by the coding sequence ATGACAAAATTGGTAATTTTAGACCGCGACGGTGTCGTTAATTACGACTCGGCTAACTATATTAAATCCGCCGAAGAATGGCACGCCATCCCCGGTAGTTTGGAAGCCATTGCTCGTCTTAATCAAGCGGGTTATCGTATTGTGATTGCAACCAATCAATCGGGGTTATCTCGTGGTTTATTTACTCCCGATGATTTAACTGAAATTCATCTAAAAATGCACCGCGAATTAGCAGCCGTTGGTGGACACATAGAAGCGATTTTTTTCTGTCCTCATGCCGACACAGAACAATGTCAATGTCGCAAACCAAAACCCGGTTTATTGCATGATATTGCCAATCGTTTGGGTTTGTCTTTATCGGGCGTATATTTGGTGGGTGATGCCTTACGCGATTTACAAGCAGCCATTGTGGCTGGGGCGCGTCCTGTCTTGGTATTGACGGGTAAAGGACGCAAAACACTCGCCGATTTAGAAGGTTTTAAAGACGTATTAATTTATGACGATTTAGCGGCATTTGTTGATGCCTTATTAACCACAGAGGATAATTAA
- the wrbA gene encoding NAD(P)H:quinone oxidoreductase has translation MLNILVLYYSRYGNVAQMARFIARGIERVPDCQAVLRTVPAVSAVCEATEPSIPAEGAPFVTLEELAAADALALGSPTRFGNMAAPMKYFLDQTSSLWLNGQLIGKPATVFTSTSSLHGGQESTLLSMMLPLWHHGMILMGLPYSEVDLITTTSGGTPYGATHVAGSDSQLPLTEAEQRLCRAQGERLAQLAKQLRG, from the coding sequence ATGTTAAACATTCTGGTTTTATACTACAGTCGTTATGGTAATGTTGCACAAATGGCGCGTTTTATTGCTCGCGGAATCGAGCGTGTTCCTGATTGTCAAGCGGTATTGCGCACAGTGCCAGCGGTGTCTGCGGTGTGCGAAGCAACTGAACCCAGTATTCCTGCTGAAGGCGCACCTTTTGTGACGTTGGAAGAATTGGCGGCAGCCGATGCCTTAGCGTTGGGCAGTCCTACTCGTTTTGGTAATATGGCTGCACCGATGAAGTATTTTTTAGATCAAACCAGCAGTTTATGGCTTAACGGACAATTGATTGGTAAGCCTGCAACTGTATTTACATCAACATCCAGTTTACACGGGGGGCAAGAATCGACGTTGTTATCCATGATGTTGCCGTTGTGGCATCACGGGATGATTTTAATGGGTTTACCCTACAGCGAAGTTGATTTGATTACGACCACCAGTGGTGGCACGCCCTACGGTGCTACGCACGTGGCAGGCAGCGACAGCCAACTCCCCCTCACCGAAGCAGAACAACGTCTTTGTCGCGCCCAAGGTGAACGCCTCGCTCAATTGGCTAAACAATTGCGCGGATAA
- a CDS encoding DUF4440 domain-containing protein, translating into MMKIMMLFCVIVVGFFVILSNIAQASEQEKIQLSKDDWHLSGHQDKAKTKALQKAIVAWQEAWVRRDIEACQRLLTENVLMVSQNQARILSGRDEVIAALPREWEYYETDDQGASALQGTLRHVYVETRDNTALVRYYLDVTGGNRWSFDDTAALTQIFIHDEKQDKWQLAFSADVWNLDYDTDSEQPGQAVFAYDYAMPVQNLARAVKFYQPLLGAPEASTKNVAVFEMKGSRLYLVTTDTVELARPRKGLPNGWPILTPPHFNSAKNNAEKQGVEFLAKERDFAGMTVLYGYEPSGNLVALARFSSGSATAQEPVLRITGTLSGDKLPSAIATADKQVWTAWTKGKVNDIVEYSASNIALLDTTHTRTQGWAVGEKKVRQRLSRTFGRSTDEQNTTNWQTRYPFVEWDLSEGNMRQIGAWVVVTRRISATGAPPWQRRLEALDTRVFAANSATLAVSLTVNAGRPRGLAIEFDYAGIPVTPSTWAATDKALRALTGGADNYKDEYWKGFWGERAVLGMFETEPETDKIPRDQEASTYLSLLVSNVETAMTHLKAAGAKFPVIPAINSKSGISKHPGYHQVLFTDSEGNAVVLTQYTGRSTR; encoded by the coding sequence ATGATGAAAATCATGATGTTATTCTGTGTTATAGTTGTTGGATTTTTTGTTATACTTTCAAATATAGCACAAGCCAGTGAACAGGAAAAAATACAGCTATCCAAAGATGACTGGCATTTAAGCGGTCATCAAGATAAAGCGAAAACTAAAGCCTTACAAAAAGCCATTGTGGCTTGGCAGGAGGCATGGGTACGACGTGATATTGAAGCCTGTCAACGCTTATTAACCGAAAATGTGTTGATGGTGTCACAAAATCAAGCCCGCATTTTATCGGGACGTGACGAGGTCATTGCCGCTTTACCGCGAGAATGGGAATATTACGAAACGGATGATCAGGGCGCATCCGCTTTGCAAGGTACGCTGCGTCATGTGTACGTTGAAACACGAGACAACACCGCTTTAGTGCGCTATTACCTTGATGTCACAGGCGGCAATCGCTGGTCATTTGATGATACGGCTGCATTGACGCAAATTTTTATCCATGATGAAAAACAAGATAAATGGCAATTGGCTTTTAGTGCCGATGTGTGGAATTTAGACTACGACACCGACAGTGAACAACCCGGCCAAGCTGTTTTTGCTTACGATTACGCCATGCCAGTACAGAATTTGGCGCGTGCGGTCAAATTTTATCAACCACTGCTGGGTGCGCCTGAAGCCTCGACTAAAAATGTGGCTGTTTTTGAAATGAAAGGCTCACGCTTGTATTTGGTGACAACGGACACGGTGGAATTGGCACGGCCACGTAAGGGATTGCCGAATGGTTGGCCAATTTTGACTCCGCCACATTTTAACTCCGCAAAAAATAATGCAGAAAAACAAGGCGTTGAATTTTTAGCTAAAGAGCGGGATTTTGCAGGAATGACGGTGTTATATGGTTATGAGCCTTCTGGAAATTTGGTGGCTTTGGCGCGATTTTCATCGGGATCGGCGACGGCTCAAGAACCTGTTTTACGTATAACTGGCACATTATCTGGCGACAAACTGCCCTCCGCCATTGCCACGGCGGACAAGCAAGTGTGGACGGCTTGGACAAAAGGAAAAGTAAATGACATTGTAGAATATTCCGCGTCCAACATCGCGCTGCTCGACACCACCCACACCCGTACACAAGGATGGGCTGTGGGCGAGAAAAAAGTGCGTCAACGTTTATCCCGTACTTTTGGCCGCAGCACAGATGAGCAAAACACAACCAACTGGCAAACCCGTTATCCTTTTGTAGAATGGGATTTAAGCGAGGGAAATATGAGACAAATAGGCGCGTGGGTGGTGGTGACGCGGCGAATTTCGGCAACAGGCGCGCCACCGTGGCAACGTCGCTTAGAAGCTTTAGACACACGAGTGTTTGCTGCGAATTCGGCGACATTAGCCGTATCGCTCACCGTCAACGCAGGGCGGCCGCGGGGTTTGGCTATTGAATTTGATTATGCAGGAATACCCGTAACCCCATCGACTTGGGCGGCCACGGATAAGGCTTTACGGGCTTTAACGGGAGGAGCGGACAATTATAAGGACGAGTATTGGAAAGGATTTTGGGGAGAACGCGCTGTTTTGGGCATGTTTGAAACCGAGCCAGAAACCGACAAAATACCCCGTGATCAAGAGGCTTCGACTTATTTAAGTTTGTTAGTCAGCAATGTGGAAACCGCCATGACACACCTTAAAGCCGCAGGCGCAAAATTCCCTGTTATTCCCGCGATTAACAGCAAGTCAGGAATCAGTAAACACCCAGGTTATCATCAAGTGTTATTCACCGACAGCGAAGGCAATGCCGTGGTGCTGACTCAATATACAGGGCGCAGTACAAGATAA
- a CDS encoding PilZ domain-containing protein, which yields MKKFEPENWQKRLSDLHDWLGSDEAIIRALQQHVDLPSHHITLLPLLREGRGQIRDVYDAVGRAIRHLHLLESEKERHGELDKRRFIRHPVTIPLKVSHTSSSELFSVKQSQQALNNISLGGLAFHSQQAFELGIPLKINIDLVNPPFEALCSVAWCQPKNGGYDIGVRFIDQDDAEEARMVEQICHIEDYRKKLERQGRYLDMEAAAVEWLTEYGENFPLEEDAIHS from the coding sequence ATGAAAAAATTCGAGCCAGAAAATTGGCAAAAACGACTGTCTGACTTACATGATTGGTTAGGCAGCGATGAGGCGATTATTCGCGCCTTACAACAACATGTCGATTTACCGTCACATCATATTACTTTATTGCCTTTATTGCGCGAGGGACGAGGACAAATTCGGGATGTTTACGATGCGGTGGGGCGTGCGATTCGCCATTTACATCTGCTTGAGTCAGAAAAAGAACGGCACGGAGAACTTGATAAACGCCGTTTTATTCGCCACCCTGTCACGATTCCGCTAAAAGTGTCCCATACGTCAAGCTCGGAGCTGTTTTCCGTCAAGCAATCGCAACAAGCCTTAAATAACATCAGTTTAGGTGGCCTTGCTTTTCATTCACAACAGGCTTTTGAGTTGGGGATTCCTTTAAAAATTAATATTGATTTGGTGAATCCTCCTTTTGAGGCCTTGTGTAGTGTGGCGTGGTGTCAGCCTAAAAATGGGGGGTATGATATTGGAGTACGTTTCATTGATCAAGACGATGCCGAAGAAGCCCGCATGGTAGAACAAATTTGTCATATTGAAGACTATCGCAAAAAATTAGAACGACAAGGCCGTTACCTAGACATGGAAGCAGCAGCGGTAGAATGGCTCACCGAATATGGCGAAAATTTTCCTTTAGAAGAGGATGCCATTCACAGCTAA
- a CDS encoding vWA domain-containing protein, translated as MREFIRGQKLKLSEITDAQQLRIGISINTANAMVLDISCFAVDVNHQLSDDRYFIFYNQLQSPCGSLVSLGAVGGDQMQFAIDLARLPSFIHKLVFVVTVDGDGVMSQIKNGYLRLLSQEIEQARFRFIGSDFAQEKAIIVAEIYLKEVWRFSAVGQGFNGGLSQLLSHFGGQETPAESLQESQPIIEKKVTPSPVKMAKVASLEKQLNQQAPHLLEVAHTLAVVLEKNQLIHVIAKVALVLDASGSMFAAYRDGTVQATLERMVLTAAYLDDDGQLETWFYALKHQRFPDISVDNVSDYLSKHVNKISWGEIVKGLGGINNEPPVMQEVLDTYRKSDLPVLVIFITDGGICKTKPIKKVLIEASDYPIFWQFIGLAGSNYGVLQDLDNMTGRTVDNSGFFQVDDLKQITDEQLYERLLSKFPQWLKAAKAEGIV; from the coding sequence ATGAGAGAATTCATCCGCGGTCAAAAATTAAAATTATCTGAAATAACCGACGCACAACAATTGCGCATTGGTATCAGTATTAACACGGCTAATGCGATGGTTTTAGATATTTCTTGTTTTGCGGTGGATGTGAATCATCAATTGTCGGATGATCGTTATTTTATTTTTTACAATCAATTGCAATCTCCTTGCGGTTCGTTGGTGAGTTTGGGCGCAGTGGGTGGCGATCAAATGCAATTTGCAATTGATTTGGCGCGATTACCGTCTTTTATTCACAAATTGGTTTTTGTGGTGACTGTTGATGGCGACGGAGTCATGTCGCAAATAAAAAACGGTTATTTAAGGTTATTATCTCAGGAAATTGAACAAGCGCGATTTCGTTTTATCGGTTCTGATTTTGCGCAAGAGAAAGCCATTATTGTGGCTGAAATTTATCTGAAAGAGGTGTGGCGTTTTTCAGCGGTGGGACAGGGATTTAATGGGGGATTAAGTCAATTATTAAGCCATTTCGGTGGTCAAGAAACGCCCGCAGAATCTCTTCAAGAATCTCAACCCATTATTGAGAAAAAAGTCACGCCTTCTCCTGTTAAAATGGCTAAAGTTGCTTCTTTAGAAAAACAGTTAAATCAACAGGCTCCTCATTTGTTAGAAGTTGCTCATACATTAGCTGTTGTATTAGAAAAGAATCAATTAATTCATGTTATTGCAAAAGTGGCTTTAGTGCTTGATGCGTCTGGCTCAATGTTCGCGGCTTATCGAGATGGAACGGTGCAAGCGACTTTAGAAAGAATGGTATTGACTGCTGCATATTTAGACGACGATGGTCAATTGGAAACATGGTTTTATGCTTTAAAACACCAGCGATTTCCAGACATTTCTGTTGATAATGTTTCTGATTATTTATCGAAACACGTCAATAAAATCTCTTGGGGAGAAATTGTCAAAGGTCTGGGCGGGATAAATAATGAACCTCCTGTGATGCAAGAGGTATTGGACACTTATAGAAAATCGGATTTACCTGTTTTAGTGATTTTTATTACGGATGGTGGAATTTGCAAAACTAAACCGATTAAAAAAGTGTTAATAGAAGCTTCTGATTATCCTATTTTCTGGCAATTTATTGGATTAGCGGGATCGAATTATGGTGTGTTGCAAGACCTCGATAATATGACAGGGCGAACGGTGGATAATTCGGGCTTTTTTCAAGTCGACGATTTAAAACAAATCACTGATGAACAACTTTATGAGCGTTTATTAAGCAAGTTTCCTCAGTGGTTAAAAGCAGCTAAAGCAGAGGGGATTGTGTGA
- a CDS encoding lysophospholipid acyltransferase family protein, which translates to MLMVRAFVFYVFLVITLIFYALLAGFLLIMPFEMRYRIITQWPRLMTWGLTVICRLDYHVQGTENLPDYPVVIASKHQSAWETLAFQEIFCKPTWVLKRELLWIPFFGWGLRSIRPIAIDRSQRRQAMQQVLAQGTERLRAGHSVIIFPEGTRVAPGERKRYGLGAANLAIAANVPLVPVAHNAGIFWRRNGFIKYPGTIQVVIGQPIQVQGKTVQEIMSEVETWVEETVKHLPSKPSEML; encoded by the coding sequence ATGTTAATGGTGCGTGCTTTTGTCTTTTATGTTTTTTTAGTGATCACACTGATCTTTTACGCGCTATTGGCTGGATTTTTACTGATCATGCCTTTTGAGATGCGTTATCGTATTATTACTCAATGGCCGAGATTAATGACTTGGGGATTAACGGTTATTTGTCGTTTGGATTATCACGTGCAAGGAACGGAGAATTTACCCGATTATCCGGTGGTCATTGCTAGCAAACATCAATCGGCTTGGGAAACGTTAGCTTTTCAAGAAATTTTTTGTAAACCCACGTGGGTATTAAAACGGGAATTGTTATGGATTCCGTTTTTTGGTTGGGGGTTACGTTCAATTCGCCCGATTGCCATTGATCGCAGCCAACGCCGTCAGGCGATGCAACAAGTGTTGGCACAAGGCACGGAGCGGTTAAGAGCGGGACATTCTGTGATTATTTTTCCCGAAGGCACGCGAGTTGCGCCCGGTGAGCGTAAACGTTATGGTTTAGGGGCGGCGAATTTGGCGATTGCGGCGAATGTGCCGCTTGTTCCAGTCGCACATAATGCGGGCATTTTCTGGAGACGTAATGGATTTATCAAATATCCCGGCACCATTCAGGTGGTTATCGGCCAACCCATTCAAGTACAAGGCAAAACTGTACAAGAGATTATGTCAGAAGTTGAAACGTGGGTGGAAGAAACCGTAAAACACTTACCGAGTAAACCATCAGAAATGCTGTAA
- the mtnA gene encoding S-methyl-5-thioribose-1-phosphate isomerase, with protein sequence MKQTHDNLRPIRWENDQLYLLDQRKLPFSREELVLHHAHEVAAAIRDMVVRGAPAIGIAAAYGAVLAVRQAYTTQGQHWREHIETDFAQLSASRPTAVNLNWALARMREALATIPPNTDPVPTVLQLADQIHHRDITDNYAMGEFGADILGEGACILTHCNTGSLATGGYGTALGVIRTAYRRGQVSVIFADETRPWLQGSRLTAWELQQDGIPVTLLPDSAAGSLMQQKKINWVIVGADRITANGDVANKIGTYSLAVLAKYHGVRFMVVAPSSTIDWQRDSGADIPIEQRAAEEVTTLAGQTIAPAGIGAWNPVFDVTPVNLIDAIVTERGAVLEPCRGGLRQLFPHQN encoded by the coding sequence ATGAAACAAACCCATGACAATTTACGTCCCATTCGTTGGGAAAATGACCAACTTTATTTATTGGATCAACGAAAACTGCCTTTTAGCCGCGAGGAATTAGTCCTGCATCATGCGCATGAAGTGGCCGCAGCTATTCGAGACATGGTGGTGCGCGGCGCACCTGCGATTGGTATTGCAGCGGCGTATGGTGCGGTGTTGGCTGTACGTCAAGCCTATACGACGCAAGGACAGCATTGGCGAGAACACATTGAAACTGATTTCGCGCAATTATCCGCTTCGCGCCCAACCGCAGTCAATCTCAATTGGGCCTTGGCACGAATGCGGGAAGCCCTCGCCACCATTCCCCCTAATACCGATCCAGTACCTACCGTTTTACAATTAGCCGATCAGATTCATCATAGAGACATTACAGATAATTATGCGATGGGAGAATTTGGTGCGGATATTTTAGGCGAGGGCGCATGTATTTTAACTCATTGCAATACTGGTTCATTGGCAACAGGCGGTTATGGTACGGCATTGGGTGTGATTCGTACGGCGTATCGGCGCGGGCAAGTCTCTGTTATTTTTGCCGATGAGACGCGCCCTTGGTTACAAGGTTCGCGCCTCACCGCGTGGGAGTTACAGCAAGATGGTATTCCAGTAACCCTATTGCCCGACAGTGCCGCAGGCAGTTTGATGCAACAAAAAAAGATTAATTGGGTCATTGTTGGCGCAGATCGCATTACAGCTAATGGCGATGTGGCGAATAAAATTGGCACTTATTCGTTGGCGGTGTTAGCCAAGTATCACGGTGTGCGTTTTATGGTCGTCGCGCCCAGTTCTACCATTGATTGGCAACGAGATTCAGGCGCAGACATTCCCATTGAACAACGCGCCGCTGAAGAAGTCACCACTTTGGCCGGCCAAACGATTGCGCCAGCGGGAATTGGGGCATGGAATCCTGTTTTTGATGTCACTCCTGTAAACCTGATTGATGCGATTGTGACGGAACGTGGTGCAGTTTTAGAACCCTGTCGCGGTGGATTACGGCAATTATTTCCCCATCAAAATTAA
- a CDS encoding endonuclease, with product MTLRLFYFLGLSLIALWLSGCGEKTETPNQSSQANDSQEKSIGRLPMPLAAPSSFTAAKNALYNQVYAGHSYTFYCGCPFDRREGVDLEACGVTPRKNLQRASRVEAEHVFPAHQFGHFRACWREPLCTDSKGQPFKGRECCLETDEVFRTAHNDLHNLFPAVGEINGDRSNYNWGMLSGVKSEYGRCEIKIDSSIRRAEPPANVRGDIARVYFYMAATYGFNLSRQDVQLFTAWHRQDPPDDWERERNRRIARIQGNENPFIVNADSVPKE from the coding sequence ATGACCTTACGTTTATTTTATTTTTTGGGATTAAGTTTAATTGCGCTGTGGCTAAGTGGCTGCGGTGAAAAGACAGAAACGCCCAACCAATCCAGTCAAGCAAATGATTCACAAGAAAAATCAATCGGTCGCTTGCCTATGCCACTCGCTGCGCCGTCGTCATTTACCGCTGCAAAAAATGCGCTGTATAATCAAGTTTACGCGGGGCATTCCTACACTTTTTACTGTGGTTGTCCTTTTGATCGCCGCGAGGGCGTTGATTTGGAGGCTTGCGGTGTCACTCCGCGTAAAAATCTCCAGCGTGCCAGCCGCGTAGAAGCAGAACATGTTTTTCCTGCACATCAATTCGGTCATTTTCGCGCCTGTTGGCGTGAGCCTTTGTGTACAGATAGCAAAGGTCAGCCATTTAAAGGGCGTGAATGTTGTTTAGAAACTGACGAAGTGTTTCGCACGGCACATAATGATCTGCATAATTTGTTCCCCGCGGTGGGTGAAATTAACGGAGATCGTTCTAATTATAATTGGGGGATGTTAAGCGGAGTTAAAAGCGAATATGGACGATGTGAAATAAAAATTGATTCCAGCATTCGCCGCGCTGAACCGCCTGCAAATGTGCGTGGGGATATTGCGCGGGTTTATTTCTATATGGCGGCGACTTATGGCTTTAATTTATCGCGTCAAGATGTGCAGTTATTCACGGCGTGGCATCGACAAGACCCACCCGATGATTGGGAACGGGAACGTAATCGTCGTATTGCGCGAATTCAGGGCAATGAAAACCCTTTTATTGTGAATGCCGACTCCGTGCCAAAAGAATAG
- a CDS encoding DUF2788 domain-containing protein, with protein MIDLKTWAVYEQYFLTIGLFCLIAYMMFIIFKLGQESKAGKWGYFVLFLALGLGMFGFIAKTVIVELLEL; from the coding sequence TTGATTGACTTAAAAACTTGGGCTGTTTATGAACAGTACTTTTTAACCATTGGTCTTTTTTGCTTAATTGCCTATATGATGTTTATTATTTTTAAATTAGGACAAGAATCAAAAGCAGGAAAATGGGGCTATTTTGTGTTATTTTTAGCGTTAGGTTTGGGCATGTTTGGCTTTATTGCAAAAACAGTCATTGTTGAGCTGCTTGAGCTTTAA